A single genomic interval of Zunongwangia sp. HGR-M22 harbors:
- a CDS encoding acylneuraminate cytidylyltransferase, giving the protein MKAVGFIPLRKGSKGIPGKNKRKMLGRPLYCWVLTEAIFSKLDEIIVFTDDTEVIEFIENQFKWSSKVKAVLRPENTANDTASTEIAMLDYCESVDYDFDVFCLLQATSPFTKAEHINEGLLKIEEGADSSLSVVKTHRFIWNNNGESINYDYKNRPRRQDFEGLLVENGAVYCTTKKALQTSQNRISGSIVPFEMPEISYTEIDSEADWNIVENLLATNLQQQKKNTKITHLVLDVDGVFTDGKVLFSENGELAKSFDMRDGMGLEILRQFGVKVMVMTSENSALVAARMKKLKIDTVFLGAKDKFGLLQDYCLKNDVEMNSLAYVGDDVNDMANMCRVGWSFAPANAMDEIKRIADINLAKKSGEGAIRKAAQFIKKYNTRF; this is encoded by the coding sequence ATGAAGGCAGTAGGTTTTATTCCATTACGGAAAGGTTCTAAAGGTATTCCTGGTAAAAATAAACGTAAAATGCTAGGTAGGCCATTGTATTGCTGGGTCTTAACCGAAGCTATCTTTTCGAAACTAGATGAGATAATTGTTTTTACTGACGATACTGAAGTTATTGAATTTATCGAAAATCAATTTAAGTGGTCTTCAAAAGTGAAAGCAGTTTTACGTCCCGAAAATACGGCTAACGATACTGCTTCTACAGAAATTGCAATGCTAGACTATTGTGAGTCTGTTGATTATGATTTTGATGTATTCTGTTTATTACAAGCGACCTCTCCATTTACTAAAGCTGAGCATATTAACGAAGGTCTTTTAAAAATTGAAGAAGGAGCCGATTCTTCATTAAGCGTAGTGAAAACCCATCGTTTTATCTGGAATAATAATGGAGAATCTATCAATTATGATTATAAAAATAGGCCAAGAAGGCAAGATTTCGAAGGCTTGCTAGTTGAAAATGGAGCGGTATATTGTACCACAAAAAAAGCCCTTCAGACTAGCCAAAATCGAATAAGTGGCTCAATTGTTCCTTTTGAAATGCCCGAAATTTCTTATACTGAAATTGATAGTGAAGCCGATTGGAATATTGTTGAAAATCTTTTGGCAACCAATTTACAACAGCAAAAAAAGAATACTAAAATTACCCATTTGGTATTAGATGTAGATGGGGTTTTTACCGATGGAAAAGTACTATTTTCTGAAAACGGAGAACTCGCTAAATCTTTTGATATGCGTGATGGGATGGGACTAGAAATTCTACGACAATTTGGTGTAAAAGTTATGGTAATGACTTCAGAAAATTCTGCCTTGGTTGCTGCCAGAATGAAAAAACTCAAAATCGATACAGTATTTTTAGGAGCAAAAGATAAATTCGGATTGCTTCAAGATTATTGCTTGAAAAATGATGTAGAGATGAACAGTTTGGCGTACGTAGGAGATGACGTGAACGATATGGCTAATATGTGCCGTGTAGGTTGGAGTTTTGCTCCCGCAAATGCTATGGATGAAATTAAACGAATTGCCGATATAAATTTGGCAAAAAAATCAGGAGAAGGAGCTATTCGCAAAGCAGCTCAATTCATAAAAAAATACAATACTAGATTTTGA
- a CDS encoding polysaccharide pyruvyl transferase family protein, with translation MPKKIRLFWWNERKIQNKAKENYGDMLGKYLVEKISGKKVEFAWPQKNSYKNLFSPIYVTIGSVLAHVSEKCIVWGSGIINKTHPVKEATFLAVRGPQTRKYLIEKGYQVPEVYGDPAILLPDFYTPEIPKAYTLGIIPHYNDYKAAKKLLEGVRCIIVIDFMTNDVEKTTCEILACERIVSSSLHGLIVSHAYGIPAVWQKFSDKVFGDDIKYQDYMESVQIPFYKPAIRQTPYTFSELEMLFTNYPSLPNAQIMKNLKEGLIEVCPFEK, from the coding sequence ATGCCAAAAAAAATCCGACTTTTCTGGTGGAACGAGCGTAAAATTCAAAATAAAGCTAAGGAGAATTATGGCGATATGTTGGGGAAGTATCTGGTAGAAAAAATATCAGGAAAGAAGGTTGAATTTGCCTGGCCTCAAAAAAATAGTTATAAAAATTTATTTTCGCCCATATATGTGACTATTGGTAGTGTTTTAGCGCATGTAAGTGAAAAATGTATTGTCTGGGGGAGTGGCATTATTAATAAAACACATCCGGTAAAAGAGGCTACTTTTTTAGCAGTACGAGGTCCACAAACAAGAAAATATTTAATAGAAAAAGGCTATCAGGTTCCCGAAGTATATGGCGATCCTGCCATTTTACTGCCTGATTTTTATACACCTGAAATACCTAAAGCCTATACGTTGGGTATTATTCCACATTACAATGATTATAAAGCGGCTAAAAAATTACTGGAAGGAGTGCGATGCATAATTGTGATAGATTTTATGACCAATGATGTTGAAAAAACTACTTGCGAAATATTAGCTTGTGAGCGTATTGTATCCTCTTCTTTGCATGGTCTTATTGTGAGCCATGCGTATGGAATACCTGCAGTTTGGCAAAAATTCTCAGATAAAGTATTTGGTGACGATATTAAATATCAAGATTATATGGAATCCGTTCAAATTCCTTTTTATAAACCCGCAATTCGACAAACTCCGTATACATTTTCAGAATTAGAAATGTTATTTACCAATTATCCTAGCTTACCGAATGCGCAAATAATGAAAAATCTCAAGGAAGGTTTAATCGAAGTTTGTCCTTTTGAGAAATAA
- a CDS encoding glycosyltransferase family 10 domain-containing protein: protein MIKIFKASKMSYTPFDNFEEGDLEFFQSNNVEIVDNHKSADIIVSDNITHLKKFYKRYFFGVKFLLWTNEPRFDLAFADVIKHFGFIKVHHMNIYTKNVFVQNLSFHGKMMKNSLKFLEKDFSLENRRIAALMSYYKGINTPALMFENKNIDLISLRSEIVLAGNRLDVLDVYGKDWPDNIAIENSRQGNWGTRKQEILNDYNFNLCFENTAYPNYMTEKIWNSIENYCLPIYYAKNTNAYSLFPKKSFIDYSEFQSPEDLFLYIKSMENDEFIFRMNRCLEVYNSICEKGKEFGLQLRQEVLTKIVEKIHSIKAS, encoded by the coding sequence ATGATCAAAATATTTAAAGCATCTAAAATGTCATATACTCCTTTTGATAATTTTGAAGAAGGGGATTTAGAATTTTTCCAAAGTAATAATGTAGAAATTGTAGATAATCACAAATCTGCCGATATTATAGTAAGTGATAATATTACTCACCTAAAGAAATTTTATAAGAGATACTTCTTTGGAGTAAAATTTTTGTTATGGACTAATGAACCAAGGTTCGATTTAGCTTTTGCTGATGTAATTAAGCATTTTGGTTTTATCAAAGTTCATCACATGAATATATACACCAAAAACGTTTTTGTTCAAAATTTATCTTTTCATGGGAAAATGATGAAAAATTCTCTGAAATTTTTAGAGAAGGATTTTTCATTAGAAAACAGAAGAATAGCAGCATTGATGTCTTATTACAAAGGTATAAACACACCTGCTTTAATGTTCGAGAATAAGAACATCGACTTAATATCCTTGCGATCTGAAATTGTTCTGGCTGGAAATAGATTAGATGTTTTAGATGTATACGGGAAAGACTGGCCAGATAATATTGCAATTGAAAATTCCAGACAAGGTAATTGGGGGACTAGAAAACAGGAAATTTTAAATGATTACAATTTTAATCTTTGCTTTGAGAATACGGCCTACCCAAATTATATGACTGAAAAAATATGGAATAGTATCGAAAATTATTGTTTACCAATTTACTATGCAAAGAACACAAATGCCTATAGCTTGTTTCCAAAAAAGAGCTTTATAGATTATAGCGAATTTCAATCGCCTGAGGATCTTTTCCTGTATATAAAGTCAATGGAAAATGATGAATTTATTTTTAGAATGAATAGATGCTTAGAAGTCTACAATAGTATTTGTGAAAAAGGAAAAGAGTTTGGTTTACAGCTTAGGCAAGAGGTTTTAACAAAAATAGTAGAAAAAATTCATTCAATTAAAGCTAGCTAA
- a CDS encoding glycosyltransferase yields the protein MPNKKKILMVAMPSLHFFRWVDQLKDSDFEVFWFDITGAGNFVERISWVHQITNWKLRWNFPGRIFLKSKLPNLYRCLQKINERRISSEFERIITEIQPDLVHSFALYVSCTPILSVMQKHMSLKWIYSSWGSDLFYFQHKANYLADIKEVLKRVNYLITDCKRDCTIAEKHGFTGTFLGVFPGGGGFDLEEINTYKKSKEDRNIILIKGYQGRSGRAIPVLKAILKLKEELQSYQIIVFGADPVVFQWVNQKDLINWNNFEIVGKIPHQQVLKLMGKSKIYIGNSNSDGMPNTLLEAFCLDVFPIQSNPGGVSAEIIEHGKNGLLISDCNDIKEIIVLISTSLKTYSIETNTEIKKAYSYSTVKTLCLKSYRKVYNDQNI from the coding sequence ATGCCTAACAAAAAGAAAATTCTGATGGTGGCGATGCCCAGTTTGCATTTTTTTAGATGGGTGGACCAGCTAAAAGATAGTGATTTTGAAGTTTTTTGGTTTGATATTACTGGAGCCGGGAATTTTGTAGAACGTATAAGCTGGGTACATCAAATCACTAACTGGAAATTACGATGGAATTTCCCGGGTAGAATCTTTTTGAAATCGAAACTTCCAAATCTATATCGTTGCTTACAAAAAATAAATGAACGCCGCATTTCTTCTGAGTTTGAAAGAATAATTACTGAAATACAACCCGACTTAGTGCATAGTTTTGCCCTTTATGTGTCCTGTACGCCAATTTTATCGGTTATGCAAAAGCATATGAGCTTAAAATGGATCTATAGCTCTTGGGGGAGCGATCTTTTTTATTTTCAACATAAAGCCAATTATTTAGCGGATATAAAGGAAGTGCTCAAGCGTGTAAATTATTTAATAACCGATTGTAAGCGAGATTGTACAATAGCCGAAAAGCATGGTTTTACCGGAACGTTTTTAGGAGTGTTTCCCGGTGGTGGCGGATTTGATTTAGAAGAGATAAACACTTATAAAAAATCAAAAGAAGATAGAAATATAATTTTAATTAAAGGCTATCAAGGCAGGTCGGGAAGAGCAATCCCGGTTTTGAAAGCTATTTTGAAATTAAAAGAAGAACTTCAATCGTATCAAATTATCGTTTTTGGAGCCGATCCGGTGGTTTTTCAATGGGTAAACCAAAAAGACTTAATCAATTGGAATAACTTTGAAATAGTAGGAAAAATACCTCATCAACAAGTTTTAAAACTAATGGGTAAATCCAAAATCTATATTGGGAATAGTAATTCTGACGGAATGCCCAACACATTATTAGAAGCCTTTTGTTTAGACGTATTTCCTATCCAGTCCAATCCCGGAGGTGTAAGTGCTGAAATTATTGAACATGGTAAAAATGGATTGTTGATTTCGGATTGTAATGATATTAAGGAAATCATTGTTTTAATTTCAACTTCGTTAAAAACCTATTCAATAGAAACTAATACAGAAATAAAAAAAGCATATTCATATAGTACAGTTAAGACGCTTTGTTTAAAAAGTTATAGAAAAGTATATAATGATCAAAATATTTAA
- a CDS encoding glycosyltransferase family 2 protein, which yields MFSLVLTYRDRELEIVKRCLKSLQDQTDQDFKVFLINYGSSDKFTNALDQQIKNYNFIDYIFVPAYGQLWNKSRAINIALKRCTTKLFCVADIDLLFHPNFVQKSKQLFKEKEIVYFKTGFLNQETTGKNLSFENSKVSFNSNKEVTGITLYQTQILKKIHGYDEFYHGWGAEDTDVHLRLKNAGYSVRFYDQEILVKHQWHPKQYRSKKSNFPFHTNLEKINHRYMTLQDQHKTTQANGEFEWGKIPDITKLKDLQKPMHKYEISSECFQFDAFIVGIFPCLQEASEIKIKIDTRSKSIKNQIKKISGKKHIQTYSLEGVNNTLLEAIIQHHRLALYHYNIDWENEEILLKIVPDA from the coding sequence ATGTTTAGCCTCGTTTTAACATATCGTGATCGTGAATTAGAAATTGTAAAACGTTGTTTAAAATCTTTACAAGATCAAACCGATCAAGATTTCAAGGTTTTTTTAATTAATTATGGAAGTTCAGACAAATTTACCAATGCTTTAGATCAGCAAATTAAAAACTATAATTTTATAGACTATATTTTTGTACCAGCTTATGGCCAGTTATGGAATAAAAGCAGAGCGATAAATATCGCTTTAAAAAGGTGTACCACAAAGCTTTTTTGTGTTGCAGATATCGATTTATTATTTCATCCAAATTTCGTTCAGAAATCAAAACAGCTTTTTAAAGAAAAAGAGATTGTTTATTTTAAGACGGGATTTCTAAATCAGGAAACCACTGGGAAAAATCTAAGTTTTGAAAATTCTAAGGTCTCTTTTAACAGTAATAAAGAGGTTACCGGTATCACTTTATACCAAACCCAAATATTAAAAAAAATACATGGTTACGATGAGTTTTACCATGGATGGGGAGCAGAAGATACCGATGTTCATTTACGTTTAAAAAATGCGGGATATTCGGTGCGTTTTTATGATCAGGAAATTTTAGTAAAACATCAGTGGCACCCAAAACAGTACCGAAGTAAAAAAAGTAATTTTCCTTTCCATACCAATCTTGAAAAAATTAATCATCGGTATATGACTTTGCAAGATCAGCATAAAACAACCCAGGCCAATGGCGAATTTGAATGGGGTAAAATACCTGATATAACCAAATTGAAGGATTTACAAAAGCCGATGCATAAATACGAAATCAGTTCTGAATGTTTTCAATTTGATGCTTTTATTGTTGGTATCTTTCCTTGTCTCCAAGAAGCTTCTGAGATTAAAATTAAAATTGATACTCGTTCAAAATCAATAAAAAATCAGATAAAAAAAATTAGCGGCAAAAAACATATACAAACGTATTCGCTAGAAGGAGTCAATAATACACTTTTAGAAGCAATAATTCAGCATCATCGCTTAGCCCTTTATCATTATAATATCGATTGGGAAAATGAAGAAATACTATTAAAAATAGTACCCGATGCCTAA
- a CDS encoding glycosyltransferase: protein MTSEITVSIFMLTFNQENLVAQAIEGVLKQKTNFKFQLVIGDDGSTDDTIKICKAYQEKFGDVIKLITRDKNIGLIANFIETAKYLTGKYVAICDGDDYWTDYYKLQKQVDFLDRNDDYSITFGKCYRLDSKGKLSTKITNFDKTTFDFSDLVMTNFIPSVTVLFRNSARLRNLPSWFSNLPYGDWPVYLYTLNMNSKIFFLDEYLAVYRVEIGESFKLRKKLSNTFKTDIYILENLSKDCDFEKSYGYFKKAIVKKKKSLILAYNREQDYIKGFQEFSKLLFINKDLKFLKLYFYSLIKTFNV from the coding sequence ATGACATCAGAGATTACTGTTAGTATTTTTATGCTCACCTTTAATCAGGAAAATTTGGTGGCACAAGCTATTGAAGGTGTTTTGAAGCAGAAAACCAATTTTAAATTTCAATTGGTTATTGGGGATGATGGAAGTACAGACGATACGATAAAAATATGCAAAGCATATCAGGAAAAATTTGGCGATGTAATTAAACTAATAACTCGTGATAAAAATATTGGATTAATTGCGAATTTTATTGAAACTGCTAAGTATTTAACCGGAAAATATGTAGCGATTTGCGATGGAGATGATTATTGGACCGACTATTATAAATTGCAAAAGCAAGTAGATTTTTTAGATCGTAATGATGATTACTCAATTACATTTGGAAAATGCTACCGATTAGATTCTAAAGGAAAATTAAGTACAAAAATAACCAATTTCGATAAAACTACATTTGACTTTTCGGATTTGGTAATGACTAATTTTATACCCTCGGTAACCGTTTTATTCAGAAACTCGGCTAGGCTGAGAAACTTACCTAGTTGGTTCTCAAATCTACCTTATGGAGATTGGCCTGTATATCTCTATACACTTAATATGAATAGTAAAATTTTTTTCTTAGATGAATATTTGGCGGTGTATAGAGTGGAAATAGGAGAGTCTTTTAAATTGAGGAAAAAGCTTAGTAATACATTTAAAACCGACATTTATATTTTAGAGAATTTGAGTAAGGATTGCGATTTTGAAAAATCTTATGGCTATTTTAAAAAAGCTATAGTGAAAAAGAAAAAATCTCTAATTCTGGCCTATAATAGAGAGCAAGATTATATAAAAGGATTTCAAGAATTTTCTAAATTATTGTTTATAAATAAGGACTTGAAATTTTTAAAATTATATTTTTATTCTTTAATCAAGACCTTTAATGTTTAG
- a CDS encoding sulfotransferase family 2 domain-containing protein, which yields MISHKHKCIFIHIPKCAGISITKFLLGDESIAWNKPNYNVLYGWCPKHKTFLQHASAKFLVEEGLITENQWADYYKFTFVRNPWDRVISDYFWLQKDQNIKGSLKEYLDQKGEFQDTLTQKGTLKFRGDHLYPQTSFFDVKGDYQLNHVGRFESIDSDFKFILNQLQIEGDFTLHLNKRNKKRKHYSRFFTESNKRRVEELFKQDIKLLHYSFEDERKGISKLYKYL from the coding sequence ATGATTTCTCATAAACATAAATGTATTTTTATTCACATACCTAAATGTGCAGGTATTAGTATTACTAAATTTTTACTAGGAGATGAATCTATAGCTTGGAATAAGCCTAATTACAATGTATTGTATGGATGGTGCCCCAAACATAAAACATTCCTACAACACGCTTCTGCTAAATTTTTGGTTGAAGAGGGGTTGATTACAGAAAACCAGTGGGCTGATTATTATAAGTTTACATTTGTTCGCAATCCTTGGGATCGGGTAATTTCTGATTATTTCTGGCTTCAAAAGGATCAAAACATAAAAGGAAGCTTAAAAGAATATTTAGATCAAAAAGGTGAATTTCAAGATACGCTAACTCAAAAAGGAACCTTAAAGTTTAGGGGAGATCATCTATATCCTCAAACTTCATTTTTTGATGTAAAGGGAGATTACCAACTAAATCATGTAGGACGCTTCGAATCAATAGACAGTGATTTTAAATTTATATTGAACCAATTACAAATTGAAGGCGATTTTACCTTGCATCTAAATAAACGTAATAAAAAAAGAAAACATTATTCAAGATTTTTTACGGAATCCAATAAAAGACGCGTAGAGGAATTATTTAAGCAAGATATAAAGTTACTTCATTACTCTTTTGAAGATGAAAGAAAAGGCATATCGAAACTCTATAAATATCTTTAA
- a CDS encoding glycosyltransferase family A protein — translation MREGHNPNKDSVISDIRFIHQIIIPVYIPNQQDYFKDAFRIFKKCLQSIFETVALEETYISIVNNGSCNEVENYLGALKEENTIQELINTSNIGKLNAIYKGLIGHNFDLVTIADADTMFLSDWQQETIKVFNTFPKVGTVGIVPQFNMYSNFCTNVIFDNFFNKEMRFFKVEEPREMQKFYHSIGWNMKEDHYYLQYILGVEKEGTKACIGSSHFVTTYRKEVFNEIKKYVPAKMGNNSERLLDVTAQNNGLWKLTTFKNYAYHMGNVYEDWMDEVKFQQTQKKLEYNKFQLNQNSKLGFLVKNKFFKNVMRIKFFNDFYFKYKGLPKSILAKYGKVYY, via the coding sequence ATGAGAGAAGGACACAATCCTAATAAAGATAGCGTAATCTCTGATATAAGGTTTATTCATCAAATCATAATTCCGGTTTATATTCCTAATCAACAAGACTATTTTAAAGACGCCTTTAGGATCTTTAAAAAGTGTCTTCAATCGATTTTTGAAACAGTAGCTCTGGAAGAGACCTATATTTCTATTGTAAATAACGGCAGTTGTAATGAGGTTGAAAATTACCTTGGAGCATTAAAAGAAGAGAATACGATTCAGGAGCTTATTAATACCTCTAATATTGGTAAATTAAATGCAATTTATAAAGGTTTAATAGGGCATAATTTTGATTTAGTAACTATTGCCGATGCCGACACGATGTTTTTGAGCGATTGGCAACAAGAAACGATTAAGGTTTTCAATACTTTTCCAAAAGTGGGAACGGTAGGGATCGTTCCCCAATTTAATATGTATTCCAATTTTTGTACAAATGTAATATTCGATAATTTCTTTAATAAAGAAATGCGGTTTTTTAAAGTAGAAGAACCAAGAGAAATGCAGAAATTTTATCATAGTATTGGATGGAATATGAAAGAAGACCATTATTACTTGCAATATATATTAGGTGTTGAAAAGGAGGGAACAAAAGCCTGTATTGGTTCTAGCCATTTTGTGACAACTTACAGGAAAGAGGTTTTTAACGAAATAAAAAAATATGTTCCTGCAAAAATGGGAAATAATAGTGAACGTTTATTAGATGTAACTGCCCAAAATAACGGCTTATGGAAACTTACAACCTTTAAAAATTACGCGTATCATATGGGAAACGTTTATGAGGATTGGATGGATGAGGTGAAATTTCAACAAACCCAAAAGAAATTAGAGTATAATAAATTTCAATTAAATCAAAATTCAAAATTAGGTTTTCTGGTAAAGAATAAGTTTTTTAAAAATGTTATGCGTATTAAATTTTTTAATGATTTCTATTTCAAATACAAAGGTTTACCTAAAAGTATTTTAGCTAAGTATGGTAAAGTTTATTATTAA
- a CDS encoding glycosyltransferase encodes MENKISVVIRNKNEAEDLEFLLFNLTNRYIDSIDEIIVVDNESTDDSQKITEKYGARFETIKNFSYGGSANFAAEKAKGDIIVIFSAHSYPVSPEFFDVINEKFDFNARLAGVRCLHTPNDYRNYILNIDAEKDPNKSGLIFTGSAFRKKVWEKIPFNDKVPTFEDKDWTKRVLKNGYQIEFAPVVFAYKVSRTKAQTYFRRTNDLLGNYQIWHREIKVRQAFNNVMATFLNGFKNLFLDVYYAIKFFFFVLKFKKRKPEKFKY; translated from the coding sequence ATGGAAAATAAAATCTCTGTAGTAATAAGAAATAAAAACGAAGCTGAAGATTTAGAGTTTTTATTATTTAATTTAACCAATAGATATATTGATTCCATTGATGAAATTATAGTTGTTGATAACGAATCTACAGATGATAGTCAGAAGATTACTGAAAAATACGGGGCTCGATTCGAAACCATAAAAAATTTTTCATATGGCGGGAGTGCGAATTTTGCAGCTGAAAAGGCTAAAGGTGATATTATTGTAATATTTAGTGCTCATTCTTACCCCGTAAGTCCTGAATTTTTTGATGTTATAAACGAAAAATTCGATTTTAATGCAAGATTGGCAGGCGTTAGATGTTTGCATACTCCAAACGATTATCGGAATTATATTTTAAATATCGATGCCGAAAAAGACCCAAATAAATCGGGCTTAATTTTTACCGGTTCGGCATTTAGAAAAAAAGTATGGGAGAAAATTCCATTCAATGATAAAGTGCCCACTTTTGAAGATAAGGATTGGACAAAAAGAGTGCTTAAAAATGGATACCAGATAGAATTTGCTCCGGTAGTATTTGCCTACAAAGTAAGCAGAACGAAAGCGCAGACTTATTTTCGAAGAACAAATGATTTGCTAGGAAATTATCAAATATGGCATAGGGAAATAAAAGTGAGACAAGCTTTTAATAATGTTATGGCTACATTTTTAAATGGATTTAAAAATTTATTTTTAGACGTGTATTATGCAATTAAATTTTTCTTTTTCGTATTAAAATTTAAGAAAAGAAAGCCTGAAAAATTTAAATATTAA
- a CDS encoding glycosyltransferase family 2 protein — translation MKKLKTILKNVNSYFIFYFYVSRRKKYDEENPKTYPIIIISFNQFFYLKKLVDFLEKRNYENIVIIDNASTYPELLKYLELLKKSKSVRIHRLHKNYGHLVFWKRKEFRMLYGRGYHVVTDPDVVPIKSCPDNFLAIFKAKLDKYLEVSKVGFSLSLDDIPISNPLKNKIMKWESQFWEHKTKDGDYLAEIDTTFALYRPYETKLEDNFFKAIRTKFPLTAIHGGWYIDAENLTKEQQYYFKTSNNSNTWKIKSL, via the coding sequence TTGAAAAAATTAAAAACAATATTAAAAAATGTAAATTCATATTTTATTTTCTATTTCTATGTAAGTAGACGCAAAAAATATGATGAAGAAAATCCCAAAACTTATCCTATAATTATTATAAGTTTCAATCAATTTTTCTACTTAAAAAAATTAGTCGACTTTTTAGAAAAAAGGAATTACGAAAATATCGTAATAATTGATAATGCTTCGACCTATCCTGAATTACTAAAATATCTAGAATTGCTGAAAAAAAGTAAATCTGTAAGAATCCATAGATTACATAAAAATTATGGGCATCTAGTTTTTTGGAAAAGAAAAGAGTTTAGGATGCTCTATGGTAGAGGATATCACGTAGTAACAGATCCAGATGTTGTACCTATCAAATCTTGTCCAGATAATTTTTTAGCTATTTTTAAAGCCAAATTAGATAAATATTTAGAAGTTTCAAAAGTAGGATTTAGTTTATCCTTGGACGATATACCTATTTCAAATCCCCTAAAAAATAAAATAATGAAGTGGGAAAGCCAATTTTGGGAACACAAAACTAAAGATGGAGACTATTTAGCAGAAATTGATACAACCTTTGCACTATATAGACCTTATGAAACAAAATTGGAAGATAATTTCTTCAAAGCGATTAGAACAAAATTTCCTTTAACGGCTATCCATGGGGGCTGGTATATTGATGCTGAAAATCTAACGAAAGAGCAGCAGTATTATTTTAAAACTTCTAATAATTCAAATACATGGAAAATAAAATCTCTGTAG